One genomic window of Oncorhynchus kisutch isolate 150728-3 linkage group LG26, Okis_V2, whole genome shotgun sequence includes the following:
- the tmem177 gene encoding transmembrane protein 177 — translation MASPFLKYAVMVQKYRTPLLIAGCSGVFAAQMFYHLFPENTYRKLYQAWNKGEPASLSEKLESLFKQVLKDSDVGAPDGYSAFASFGFHPVGAGVPWLPSGAQIGIPANFNSTLDDPAGITNRSILINGEKVEWDSVIGTALKDALVLSPEAQKFAVAREVARLEVGGPVLNAAVAPFCLAGVMVYSVTLKQIFRLHIGPVIFRGVVNVVALGLGAVSYFLTSDAVSQWLDYKSDHRAAGLSKIYAKGGVEFYNKILSRNKTLRSLMGQKGEEMYAPSGNLFPAHLLRLKHAPYTSRRDGIVGLLKEEKA, via the coding sequence ATGGCGTCTCCATTTCTGAAGTATGCTGTGATGGTACAGAAGTACCGGACGCCACTGCTCATCGCTGGGTGCAGTGGGGTGTTTGCGGCCCAAATGTTCTACCACTTATTCCCAGAGAACACTTATAGGAAGCTGTATCAGGCCTGGAACAAAGGAGAACCAGCCAGCCTTTCTGAGAAGCTGGAGAGCCTCTTCAAACAGGTGCTGAAGGATTCTGATGTGGGCGCCCCTGATGGTTATAGTGCCTTCGCGTCGTTTGGCTTCCACCCTGTTGGGGCTGGCGTACCCTGGCTTCCCTCCGGTGCCCAGATTGGCATCCCTGCCAACTTCAACAGCACGCTGGATGACCCGGCTGGCATCACAAACCGCAGCATACTCATCAATGGCGAGAAGGTGGAGTGGGACAGTGTCATCGGCACGGCCCTGAAGGATGCTCTAGTGTTGTCCCCAGAGGCTCAGAAGTTTGCCGTGGCGAGGGAGGTAGCTCGTCTTGAGGTGGGCGGGCCTGTGTTGAATGCAGCTGTAGCTCCATTCTGCTTGGCCGGAGTGATGGTCTACTCGGTGACCCTGAAGCAGATATTCAGGCTCCACATTGGGCCTGTGATCTTCAGGGGTGTAGTGAATGTTGTGGCGCTCGGCCTGGGCGCTGTCTCTTACTTCCTGACTTCCGACGCTGTCAGCCAATGGCTGGACTACAAATCAGACCACCGTGCTGCAGGCCTGTCCAAGATCTATGCCAAGGGAGGGGTGGAGTTCTACAACAAAATCCTCTCCCGGAACAAGACGCTACGTTCGCTGATGGGCCAGAAGGGGGAGGAGATGTACGCGCCCAGTGGCAACCTGTTCCCTGCTCACCTGCTAAGACTGAAGCACGCTCCCTACACCTCCAGGAGGGATGGCATTGTGGGCCTACTCAAGGAAGAGAAGGCCTAA